Genomic window (Streptomyces yatensis):
GAGCCCACGCCATGAGTGAGGAGTACGAATACCGGCACGAGGTCGAGGAGCTGGAGCAGAAGTCGGCGACCGCGGCGCGGCTGTTCGATGTGCGGCGGATCATCGGCGGGCTGTTCGTGATCTACGCGATCATCGTCCTCATCGCCGGGTTCACCGCCTCGGACGCGGATGTGAAGAAGGCATCGGGCATCAACATCAACCTCTGGACCGGATGGTGCATGCTCGCGGTCGGCCTGCTCTTCCTGCTGTGGATGAAGCTCAGGCCGCTGTCCGCCCCGGGGGCCGCACCCAAGCCGGAGGCCGGGCCGGGGGGCGGGGCAGGGGCAGGGCCCGGGGGTCCCGGGACCGGGGCAGGGCCCGAGGCCGGACGGCCCGGAGACGGAAGGCCTGGCGCCGGAGGACCCGGAGCCGGAGAGGGCTGAGCGGCGCGGGCCGCCTCGGGCCGGGGCGCAAGGGCCCCGGGCCACCGCGAGCCGGCCCGCGGGGCCGCCGGCCCGCCGACGCGGGCTACGACGCCGACGCGGGCGGCTTGGGCGAGGACGGCTGCGGCGAAGGCGACTGGGGCGCGGGCGACGCGATACGGCGGGACGCCGCGCGGTCCAGCAGCCCGGTGCGCGCCGCCAGGGCCGCCGCCTCCAGCCGCGAGCCCACCCCGAGCTTCATCAGCACCCGCTGCACATGGGTGCGGGCCGTGCTGGGGGCGATTCCCATGCCCGCCGCGATCAGCCGGGTGTCCTCGCCCTCGGCGACCCGCACCAGCACCTCCACCTCGCGCGGGGTCAGCATGCGCAGCAGCCGGGCTCCCTCGTCGTCGGGCTGGGCCGCGGGGTTGAGCAGCTCCGCGAAGGCCCCCTGGAGCAGTTGGGGCGCCACGGCGGCCTCGCCCGCGCGCGCCTTCATCATGGCGCGCTCGACACCCTCGATCCGCTCGTCGTGGCGCACATAGCCGGACGCACCGGCGGCGAAGGCGGCGGCTATGCCGCGTGGGCTCGGCACCGGGCCGAGCACCACGACCGCGACCTGCGGCCGCTCCTTCTTGATCTGCACCACCGGGTCGAACACCCCTGGTTCGGCGGGTGACGCCGTGCCCAGCAGGCACACCTCCGGTGCCCGGCTCACCACCAGGTCCGCCGCGCCCGCGCTCGGTGCCGCCGCGGCGAGCACACGGTGCCCGCGCAGCTTCAGCGCCGAGGCGAGCGCCTCCGCGAGCAGACGGTGGTCATCGACCACCATGAGTCGCACGCCCATGAGCTCCCCCCATTCGCTCAGGGGGGAAAGCTACACGCTTGTTCGACGTTGCGCGCCCCTTACCGGGCAGAAGCCCCCCGGAATGCCGAAATCCCGGCCATTAGTGCCTACTTGAGGTCCGGTTGACGTCTGAATCGGACCGATGCGGCCGGGTTCCGCGCGGGCGCGTGCCCCGGCGCTCCCCCGGGGCGAAAGGCGGCGGCCCCGCCCGTACGGTGGGTACGGGCGGGGCCGCCGTGAACCGAGCGGACGCCGAAGGGGTCAGCTCGCGCCGAAGATGATCGCCAGCGGGTCGTCCTTGTCGTAGGTGCCCGAGGGCTTGGTGGCGTAGACATCGCTCATGAACAGGTGCTTCCCGGAGTAGATGATCTCCGAGTAGCTGGGGCTGAACTTCGACTCCATCTCATGGGAGGCGACGGGGTTCTGCAGCAGCTTGGTCTTGGCGTACGACTTGGGGTCGATCTGCCAGACCGCGCCACCGGCCTCCCAGGTGCTCTCCTGGTAGGCGAGGACCGAGCCGTTCTCGTCGAGCCCGAGGGGGGTGAGCGCGGCGCCCTTGACCCCGTCCGTCTTCCCGATCGGCTTGCCGTTGGCCAGGCTGAACGCCACGACCTCGTTGGCCGTCGCGGCGGAGGAGTCGGTGCGGTCCTCGGAGCCGAGGAAGAGGGTGTTGGCCGACTTGGAGATGGCGAACTTCCGGCAGCCCTCGACGTTGGTCGACTCGCACTTGGCGTCGTACTTGCCGTTCTCGGTGCCGATCTTGCCGAGCACCTTGCCGGTCTTGGCGCTGTCGTCGACGGAGAGGAAGTCCGAGACCGCCGAGCCGGTCGAGTCACCGGCGTCGAGGCCGATCACCAGCGGGTCGGTGGAGGCGACATGGACGTAGTCGATGCCCTGCGAGACCTTGTAGGCCGACTTCACCGCGCCCGTCTTCGGGTTCAGCGTCTGGACCTGGATCTGCGGGTTGTCGTAGTCGCCGCAGCGGCGCACCGCGACCAGCTTGTCCTCGCCGCCCGCGTAGCCGTCGTCCGAGCACTGCTCGCCGGACTTCGGCTTCCACAGCGACTGGCCCGAGGTGGACCAGGCGGCGCCGCCGCTGGTGCCGCCCGCGGCCACGGTGCCGCCGCCGAGGGTGACCTCGTCGAAGCGGACCTTCTCGTCACCCTCCTTGACGTTCCGGTGCCAGAGCATCTTGCCGTTCTTGAGGTCCAGCAGCCCGACCTCGGTGCAGCCGGGGTACTTGTCCTTGGCCGACGGCTTGGCCTCCTGGTAGAGGACCGTGGTGAGCCCGTCCTCGGTGAGGTGGTCCGAGGACCAGCAGACCGCGCCGTCCAGCGGGATCGTCCACTTCGCGGTGCCGCCGCTCAGCGGATAGCCGACGATCTTGTAGACGTCGGCCTTCACGAAGGTGTCGTCGGTGACCCACATGCCCTCGACGGTGATCTGGTCGGACACCTTGGGCATCGGAACCTTGTTGAGCAGTTTGGCCTCTACGGTCTTGGCGGGCTTGTCCCCGCCTCCCGTGGAACCGCTTGAAGAAGATCCCTGGCTGGACTCTTTGTCCTTGCCCTTGGCCTCGCTGCCGCCGCCGTCGTCCTTGGTGGCGAACCAGATGCCGCCGCCGATGATCAGCGCGACCGCGACCACCGCGCTGACGATGATCGCCATGCGCTGCTTGGACTGGCCGGAGCCGCCGGGGCCACCCGGGCCGGGGCTGCCGGGGAACTGGGGCTGCGGCGGCTGGCCGTACTGCTGCTGACCGTAAGGCTGCTGGCCGAATTGCGACTGACCGTATGGCTGCTGGCCGTACTGGGGCTGCCCGTACTGCGGCTGACCGTAGGGCTGCTGGCCGGCGCCCGGCTGCTCCGGGTAGCCGTAGCCGCCGGCGCCCGGCGGGGGCGTCTGCGGCGGGGCGGGCGGTGCCGCCGGGGGCGGAGGCGGGGTCTGCGGCGGCTGACCGGGGGCCTGCGGATAGCCGTAACCCTGCTGGCCCCCAGGCGGCGTGGGCGGCTGCTGCGGATAGCCGTAACCAGGATCCTGCGGTGCCCCGAAGCCGCCCTGCGGCGGCTGGTTGGGCGGCGGAGGCGGCTGTGACATGCGAAATCCTTCAGGTGCGGGACCCATCGACCGACCGGCCTCCCCCGCGATCCCGGTGGTCAAAGCCCTCCGGGAAGGAGCGAATCGGACGTGGAACCCCGCCATTGAGCGGAAGGCAGGCGGGAGTTCTTTGTATCACCCGTAAGGGGCGCAATAGGGACCAGTTTCCAGGTCATCGACCAGCTGAGACCGGCCTGTGACGCGACCGTTGCCAGGGCGCGCGCCCGGGCCGCACAGCCTCTTCACACGATGCTTTCAGGCCACTCACATCGAAGGCGGCCCGCCCCTCGCCCCTGCGCCGCTCAGGCGTCGTCGGCCAGCTCCAGCCACCGGGTCTCCAGATCGTCCCGCTCCCCCGTCAGCTCGCGCAGCTGGGTGTCGAGCTCGGCGACCTTCGCGAAGTCCGTGGCGTGCTCGGCGATCCGCGTATGCAGGTCGGACTCCTGCTCACTGATCCGGTCCAGCCGCCGCTCGATCTTCTGGAGTTCCTTCTTCGCGGCGCGCTGCTCGGCGGCCGACCGCTGCCGGGCGACCTGTTCGTCGGCCTTCTGCTTGGCGGGCGCGGCGGCCGGGGTGGCCGCGGCCAGGGCGCGCTGCCGCCGCTCCAGGTACTCGTCCACGCCGCGCGGCAGCATCCGCAAGGCGGCGTCGCCCAGCAGCGCGAGCACCCGGTCGGTGGTGCGCTCGATGAAGTAGCGGTCGTGGCTGATGACCACGAGCGAGCCGGGCCAGCTGTCGAGCACGTCCTCCAGCTGGGTCAGGGTCTCGATGTCCAGGTCGTTGGTGGGCTCGTCCAGGAAGAGCACATTGGGCTCGTCCATCAGCAGCCGCAGGATCTGCAGCCGGCGCCGCTCACCGCCGGAGAGATCGCCGACCGGGGTCCACTGCTTCTCCTTGGTGAAGCCGAACTTCTCGCACAGCTGGGAGGCCGTCATCTCCCGGCCCTTGCCGAGGTCGACGCGCTGCCGCACCTGCTCGACGGCCTCCAGGACCCGCAGGTTCCGGTCGAGTTCGGCGACCTCCTGGGAGAGATACGCGAGCTTCACGGTCTTGCCGACCGTGATCCGGCCCGCGGCGGGCTGCTGTTCGCCCTCGCTGCGGGCGGCCTCGGACAGGGCACTCAGCAGCGAGGTCTTGCCCGCGCCGTTCACCCCCACCAGGCCGATCCGGTCGCCGGGCCCCAGCTGCCAGGTCAGATGCTTGAGCAGCACCTTGGGCCCGGCGGTGACGGTCACGTCCTCCAGGTCGAAGACGGTCTTGCCGAGCCGGGAGTTCGCGAACCGCATCAGCTCGGCGCTGTCGCGCGGCGCCGGCACATCGGCGATCAGCGCGTTGGCGGCCTCGATGCGGAAGCGGGGCTTGCTGGTGCGGGCGGGGGCGCCGCGGCGCAGCCAGGCGAGCTCCTTGCGCATCAGGTTCTGCCGCTTGGCCTCCTCGCTGGCGGCGATGCGCTCGCGCTCGGCGCGGGCGAAGACGTAGTCGCTGTAGCCGCCCTCGTACTCGTGGACGGCGCCGCGCTGGACGTCCCACATCCGGGTGCAGACCTGGTCGAGGAACCAGCGGTCGTGGGTGACCACCACCAGGGCCGAGCGGCGGGCGCGCAGATGCCCGGCCAGCCAGGAGATGCCCTCGACGTCGAGGTGGTTGGTGGGCTCGTCGAGGACGATCAGGTCCTGCTCGGCGATCAGCAGCTTGGCGAGCGCGATACGGCGGCGTTCACCGCCGGAGAGCGGGCCGATGACGGTGTCGAGCCCCTGCGGGAAGCCGGCCAGGTCGAGTCCGCCGAACAGCCCGGTGAGCACATCCCGGATCTTGGCGTCCCCGGCCCACTCGTGGTCGGCGAGGTCGCCGATCACCTCATGGCGGACGGTGGCCTCGGGGTCGAGGGAGTCGTGCTGGGTGAGCACGCCGAGCCGCAGATCCCCGGAGTGGGTGACGCGGCCGTCGTCGGCGGGCTCCAGCTTGGCGAGGATCCGGATGAGCGTGGTCTTGCCGTCGCCGTTGCGGCCGACGACGCCGATGCGGTCGCCCTCGTTCACCCCGAGGGAGACGCCGTCCAGCAGCGCACGGGTGCCGTACACCTTGCCGACGGATTCAACGTTGACCAGGTTGGTCGCCATCACACTCCATTACGCGGATCGATCGGCTCCCCAGGGTAGTCGCCGTGCGGGGCGCCTCGCTCAGGCGTCCACGGGCCGTGCCCTCGGGGCACGGGACCCTCGCGCTCATGCGCCCACGAGCCCCCGGGACCGGACCGGAGCGCCGGGGCCCCTCGCTCAGGCACC
Coding sequences:
- a CDS encoding response regulator transcription factor, encoding MGVRLMVVDDHRLLAEALASALKLRGHRVLAAAAPSAGAADLVVSRAPEVCLLGTASPAEPGVFDPVVQIKKERPQVAVVVLGPVPSPRGIAAAFAAGASGYVRHDERIEGVERAMMKARAGEAAVAPQLLQGAFAELLNPAAQPDDEGARLLRMLTPREVEVLVRVAEGEDTRLIAAGMGIAPSTARTHVQRVLMKLGVGSRLEAAALAARTGLLDRAASRRIASPAPQSPSPQPSSPKPPASAS
- a CDS encoding ABC-F family ATP-binding cassette domain-containing protein → MATNLVNVESVGKVYGTRALLDGVSLGVNEGDRIGVVGRNGDGKTTLIRILAKLEPADDGRVTHSGDLRLGVLTQHDSLDPEATVRHEVIGDLADHEWAGDAKIRDVLTGLFGGLDLAGFPQGLDTVIGPLSGGERRRIALAKLLIAEQDLIVLDEPTNHLDVEGISWLAGHLRARRSALVVVTHDRWFLDQVCTRMWDVQRGAVHEYEGGYSDYVFARAERERIAASEEAKRQNLMRKELAWLRRGAPARTSKPRFRIEAANALIADVPAPRDSAELMRFANSRLGKTVFDLEDVTVTAGPKVLLKHLTWQLGPGDRIGLVGVNGAGKTSLLSALSEAARSEGEQQPAAGRITVGKTVKLAYLSQEVAELDRNLRVLEAVEQVRQRVDLGKGREMTASQLCEKFGFTKEKQWTPVGDLSGGERRRLQILRLLMDEPNVLFLDEPTNDLDIETLTQLEDVLDSWPGSLVVISHDRYFIERTTDRVLALLGDAALRMLPRGVDEYLERRQRALAAATPAAAPAKQKADEQVARQRSAAEQRAAKKELQKIERRLDRISEQESDLHTRIAEHATDFAKVAELDTQLRELTGERDDLETRWLELADDA